The DNA window TCTTGCCGTTCCGAACAACATCCGGAACGGAGTACGTCCCCGCTGTCGTCCCTGCTGGCGACACGACTACTGTGTCCCACGAACACACGTTTGCCGAGGACGGCCAGTACGAGGTCGCTGCGGGCGAGGAATCCGCGACGGTGACCGTCGGTCACAACCCACCCGCAGAACTCGAGAGCGTGCCCGGCTTTAGCGCGCCTATTGCCATCGTCGCGGGCGCACTGGCTGCGCTGGTGCTGTATCTCCGCCAGCCAGATCGCCACTAAAACAGTGCTGCCCACGTTTGCGCCTTGTTACTCGAGCGTCACTGTAAACTCACAGCAGTCGTTGCCGTCGTGGTAACACGCCTGTTTTTCGACGGCAGCGTCGGCGTCGAAGTCAGTGACGAGCCCCTCGAGGATGCCATGTGCGAGGTGACAGTAGTGTCTGTCCCGCGGCGTCCGATAGGTCAGCTGTACCGTCTCGCCATCGCGTTCGGTCGACACCTCCGGCAGCGTTAGGTTGTCGTTGCCAGCTGCGATTTCCCCGTAGATGGCCTCGAGATTCGCGAGCAACTCGAGGATGCCCCAGTCGGCTTTACTGTACGCGCCGAACGTCGAGCGAATCGCCGGCGCGAGCGTGCGTCCGAAATCCCGTTCGATCGCGGCCCGGTCCTGTGTCGCCATCGACGCCAGTGTCTCGAGGATGGCTTCGAATTCGTCGTCGTCGTAGTGTGAGACCTGCAGATATAGCGTGGGCTCGACGCCTGCTCGTTCGCGGATCGTTTCCCACGTTTCCTCGTCGGTGCGGTCGACGATGTATTCCTCGAGGGTTTTGTGGAGGATGCCGTGCATGATGTTCTCCTCACGCCGCCACCGGCACACCGAGGCCGGTACTTGGCTGGTGGTCAGTGGTCGCCGCCGATTCTAGTCGTTTCGCGTCAGTCCGCTTCGTTCTGTCGGCCTCTCGGCCACAGTGACTGTCATGTCGGTGTTAGTGCATTGACTTCTATACTGTTTCGGATGTGCTTAGAGCGCGTCGGCCAACACCGGTGCGACCGAGACCGCACTCGCCTCACGCTCGATCGTATCCGTCCCGTAGACCGCTTCGACGCCCGCTCGAGCGAGTTTCGTCGATGCGTTGCGTGCGAGCAGCGGGTGGACGCAGGTGACGAAGACCCGACCCACGTCCCGATCGCCGAGGACGCCGATTGCCTCGCTCATCGTCGAGCCGGTTGCGATGATGTCGTCCGTGACAACGACGTCGCGCCCAGCGACGTCGACATCGCTCGGGGTGATTTCGACCTCGGTGCCCGAGTGACGAACCTTCTCGAAGTAGTCGGTATCGCCCGTGCCGTAGTGGTCGCGAACGGTCTCTGCAAGGTCGATTGCGCCGGCATCCGGCGAGAGGAAGACGGGATCTGTGAGTTTGTCGGGTAGGGGTTCGGCAAGGCGACCTGCCGCATCGACAGCCGTCGCCGTCGGCTCGAAGAAGTCACAAACAGCTGCTTCGTGTGGGTTTACCGTCAGCACGCGGTCCGTACCAGTCGAAATCGCCTTCGCGACCGCGCGGGCAGAAATTGGGTGGCCCGACTCGAAAGCTGCGTCCTGCCGGCCATAGCCCATGTACGGCAGTACCGTAATCACTTCCTCGGCACCCGCCTCTCGAGCGGCGTCTTGTAGCTGCAACACCTCGAGATGGGCGTCGCTCGAGATGGTCGAGGCAACGATGACGGCCCGCTCGGCATCGGCTGGAAAGTCAGGAACGGCAGCGAGCAGTTCGCCGTCGGGAAACCGGTCGTACTCGACGGCGGCGAGTGGCTCCTCGAGTTCGGCCGAGAGCGCCGCAGCAAGCGTCTGTGAGGTGGATCCGCTAACGATCATACTCGAGGGGACAGCCTGTGGGGTAAACCCGTTTTCGTTCTCCGTTCCGCTCGAGTCCATGTCTCGCAGCCATAGTGTGTCAATCGCGTACCCGCTTGTGCCAGTCACTCACTCGTCTGGCTCGTCGAACGCGGCGTCACCGTCGCCACAGTGGCCGCCGTCGGTGTCACCGAGCATGGTCAGCCCACCGTCTCGGTCGACCAGTGCAAAGAGGCTGAGACAGTCCTGCCCGTTCCACTGGGCTGGTTCAACCTGCGTGAGTTCGTCGTCGTCGAGACGTGCCAGCACGCGGAATGAGCCGGGATCGCTCGGCCACTCCTGCTCGAGGGTCGTCCCGTCGCCGGCCTCGAGTTCGTGGGTCGTCCAGTGTTCGATTTCGTCGTCGAATTCGACGATGATGTCGACCGTATGGGCCTCACTGTGAACGTTTTCGATACTGATTCCACCCAAGACAGTTTCCGAGTCACCGGCGTCGTCCGCCGTGTCATCACTCTCAGCGTCGTCGTCGGCAGTTTCAGTCGATGCGTTCGTTTCTGACTCGGCTGGGTCATCCTCAGCGTCGTCGCTGCCATCGGATTCATCGGCTGGTTCGGAGTCGTCGTCTGCACCGCCGGCACAGCCTGCGACTGTCACCGCCAGCGTTGCCCCACCACCGGCAAGGAGCCGGCGTCGTGATATCCCAGTCATCTATTCCGATGCAGGGATGCCGACCAGATAACTTCCCGTCAGACGCTCGGCAGACACCGCGGCTGGTCACTCGTCGGTCGCAGACGAAAACGGAACGACGGCAAAACCGGTCACATCTGGGACGCCAAGTGAGCGAGACCGCCACTCGAGGCCGTTCTGGTCGGGCCTGTCACCGTTTGGGTCATCGTCCACAGCCAGCACACAGAACGTCCCCTGCTCGGTGACTGCATAGACTGTCTCGCCGTACTCGAGCGCGACGACCGGTCCATCTGCCGGCGAGATCATCTCACCCCACTTGTCGTCGGTGCCGAGTGCCAATAGCCTGCCGTCGGCTGTGACTGCGTGTGCTCGAGTCAGCGTTCCCGACTCGGTCGCCGGATCAGCGCCGACGACTGCCATCGGCGCCTCGACACAGTCCATCCAGCCGTTGCCGAGTTTGAACAGGCCGTCGTCGGTGGCTGCGAGTGGAACGCCGGCCGCGGAAACGTCCTGGACGTCCGTCAGGCCAACGTGATCCAGCCCGCCGTCGTGCACGCGGTAAACGCCGCTGTCGGTGCCGATCAACTCGCCATCGATTGCGCGAACTGTTGCAATTGACTGGTCTGCGAGTGGCGCCCAGTCACCGCCGACAGCGGGTCGGTGTGCGACCGTTCCGTCGGGGGCGGCCGCAAGCAGCGTGTCACCCGCAACGCCAACAGCGACGGCCGGGCCGAAGCCGGTCTCCGTCGTCGTGTGGTCGGTGTCTGCCTCGCGCTCGAGGATGATGACGTCTTCGTCGGTCGCGACGACGACACCGTCTGTCGTCGCTGCGAGGTCGCGTGTGGTACAGCGCGCACAGAGGTCGAATTCACCGACCGTGTCGCCAGCGACGCGGACGCGAACGACACCCAACGCGCTTGCGACGTAGGCCTCGAGTGCGCCCTCGCGGTCGCCGTAGACACGTTTCTCTTCGATCGAATCCATACGGAGTAGTCGGTGTCGTCGGTTGAAAGCGTTCTGTCTCTCCAGATCACTACGGGCTGGTGGATTCGATTGGGCTGGCCCATCAGGTTTCGAACGGCTCCGGAATCCCTTTGAGGTATCCGGTGTGACTAACGCGCAATGGAAGTGTTCGGATCGAGTGGGACACGCGGGGTTGCAAACGAGGAACTGACGCCCGCGTTCGTGTTGCGCGTCGCGAAGGCGGCAGCGACGGCTTGGGGGGTCGGCCGGGTCGCCATCGCTCGAGATACCCGCTATACCGGCCGAATGCTCGCCGATGCGGCGGTCAGCGGACTCACGAGTACGGGAACGGATGTTGATCGACTGGGTGTTATTCCGACGCCGGGCGCGCAGGCGTACGCCGAACGCGAGGGGGTGCCCGTCATGGTCATCACTGCCTCGCACAATCCACCGCAGTACAACGGCGTGAAACTCGTCGGCAGCGACGGCGTCGAACTCGCTGTTGCCGACCTCGAGGAGATCGAGGAAACGCTTCTCACGGAGCGATTCACCGTCGCCTCCTGGGACGAAACCGGCCGCGTTCGGGAGATCGACGACGCCACCGACGACTACGTCGACGATTTGCTCGCAAACGTCGACCACGAGCGTATCGCTGACGCCGAACTGACCGTGGCACTGGACCCCGGCCACGGCGCGGGTGCAGTGACAAGCCCGGATTTCTTCCGCAAACTCGGCTGTCGTGTCGTCACGGTCAACGCCCAGCCTGACGGTCGCTTCCCCGGGCGTGACCCGGAACCGGTCCCCGACAATCTCACCGATCTCGGTCGCCTCGTCCGCGCAACCGACGCCGATGTTGGCATCGCTCACGACGGTGACGGCGACCGCGCCATTTTCTACGACGAAGACGGCACGTACGTTCAGGGCGATGCGGCTCTCGCTGCACTCGCCGCAGCAAAACTCGAGGCCGGCGACACGAGCGTCTCGGCGGTCAACGTCTCACAACGTCTCGTTGACGTCGTCACGGACGTCGGCGCGACGCTCGAGTTGACGCCCATTGGTTCGACGAACATCATCACTCGCATCGAGGAACTCGAGGCAAACGACAACCGCGTCCCAGTCGCTGGTGAGGGCAACGGCGGCATCTTCTTCCCCGAATATCGACTCTCGCGAGATGGCGCATTCACCGCCGCTAAATTCCTCGAGTTAGTTGCCGATCATCCCGTCAGCGAGATCGTCGGCCCCTACGACGGGTACGCGAACGTTCGGCGCAATCTCGAGTACGAGTCGACCGCAGAACGCGACGCGATGCTTGACGCAGCGGCCAACCACGCCCAGGCCGCTGATGCCGAACTCAACACGCGAGACGGCTACCGGCTGGATTACGGCGACGCCTGGGTGCTCGCACGGCCCTCGGGAACCGAGCCACTCGTTCGGGTCTACGCCGAAGCCCGCGACGAAGCCCGCGCACAGGAACTGGTCGAAGAACTCGGCGAAACCCTCGAGAACGCACGCGCGGATACCTGAACTACTGTTTCTATCGTTTGGACTGCCACTCTTTCGTGTAGCGAACGCCAAGCCGTTCCGTCGCAAGCAAGAGTCGGTGTGTCACGACGAGAAGTACGACTGCGAGGATGATTATTGCGCCCTCGAGCAGCGTCGAGAGCAGGCCGAGCGAGACGATTAGCGTTGTTGCACACGCTGGTGGATGACGCGTATCGGTCGCGAGCATCCCACCCGCCGTAAGCGTCGTCGCGACAACACCGCTTGCAGCGAGGCGCAGGCCCTCGAGTGAGCCAGGGTCGGTCGTCCCTGTCATACTGATACCAGTCGCAAACAGCAGGTAGGCGGCGAGTCCGGCGACGACGCCAATCGTGTGGCCACCAATCACCCGCCGCGGTGCGGTCGCGTTGCTGTCCTGAAAGAGGGCAAGAACGAACGCTGAGGGACCGAGACTCGGAAACAACATTGGCAGTCCCGACAGCCAGGCCAGTGTGGCAGTTGTCGAGATGAGAACGCCGGTGTGCAGCGTTGTTCCCGTTCGGTCGTCCATACAAGATGGTTCCGCTCGGGCGGGAAAACCGCGCTGGTTCGGTTGCCGATCGGTCGTGTGCTCGAGGTTTCCGTCGTCAGCATTAGCGCTCGGCCGGAACGATTGTCACCGGCACTGACGCGCGCCGTGTTACGTTCTCGGCGACGCTTCCAAGAAGCATCCGCGAGACACCAGCACGGCCTTCGCTGCCCATCACGATCTGATCGATACCATGCTCATCGGCGTACTCGAGAATCGCGTCCGCCGGTGTTCCTTCGACGACCTGCGTCTCGAGGTGGCGGTCCGCAGCGCGCGTCTCAACGTCCTCAAAGAACGCCGGCTCGTGATCATCGGCCGTCGGCTCGCCGCCGTAGCCACTCTCGAGGTCATCTACGACGTGAATCACCGACACCGCTGTTTCCGATCCGAACACGGTGAGCGCGTGCTCGAGGGCCGCTCGAGCGGGTTCGGAGTCGTCCATCGGAACGAGCACCTGCCGCGTCATAGTTTACCCGACGACCGCAGGCGGTGTAAACTCAAGGGTCGGTTGTGACGAACTTACGATCGCCAGTACGCCGGCGTCAGCAACACGAGCACGGGGATGATCTCAATGCGGCCGATCCACATCATGACGATCATGACCGCTCTCGAGGACGTCGGGAAGCCGGCGTAGTTGTCCATCGGCCCGGCGAGTTCGAACGCGGGGCCGATATTCAGGAAGATCGATGCTGCTGCACCAAGTGCGGCGAACTCGTTGAAATCACCCGTCCCAGCACGGGTTGCGTCGACGACGAGAAAGACCGTCAGGAGGAAAAAGATGACAATGGCCAACAGCACGTAGGAGAAGACGTCATTGACTGTATCCTCGTCGACGACGCTGTTGCCGAGTCGGAGCGGGCGAATCGCTTCGGGATGGACCGATGTAAACAGGTTCCGACGGAACGCCTTGAGCACGAGCAGCCAGCGCAGCGATTTGATCGAACAGGTCGTACTCCCGGCCATCCCGCCCAGAAACATACACAGAAACAGCATGTGCTTTGCACCGACAGTCCAGGTGTCGAAGTCGGTTGAGGCATAGCCCGTCGTCGTAATCAGCGAGACGACGTTGAATAGCCCGTGGCGAACCGTCGCCTCGAGATCGCCGTCGAGTCCCGGGTTTGACTCGAGAAGAAGGATAGCAACGACGATAGACCCGAAGAATACCATCGAGCCGAGATAGAATCGCAGTTCCTCGGATTGTAGCGGCCGTTCAAAGTCACCCTGCGTGATGTAGTACAGTAGCACGAAGTTGGTCGAGCCGAGGATCATGAACGGCATCACTGACCACTGGATGATCGGCGAAAACGCCCCAATACTGTCGGGTTCGGGCGAGAAACCGGCGGTCGCAACGCTCGTGAAGGCATGCGAGACGGCGTTAAACAGGTCCATGTTGTCCGCGAACCCCAGCAGATGCAGCCCGTAGAAGACACAGATTGCGAGCACGGTGAGTCCGACGTACAGCCCCCAGATTAGCCGTGCCGTCTCGGAGATATGCGGCCGGAGTTTCGTGACGTTTCGCGTCTGACTTTCGGTCTCCATCAGTTGGGCACCACCGACCATCAGATGCGAGAGCAAGCCGATGGCGACGATCAGAATCCCCAGCCCGCCGAGCCACTGGATGAGCTGTCGCCACAGCATGATCGCTCTCGAGTGTGCCGAAAAGTCCTCCATGACGGTCGCACCCGTCGTCGTGAGTCCGCTGACGCTCTCGAAGAGCGCGTTGATCGGGTGTGCGACCGACCCAACACCGGCAACGACGAACGGAATCGCACCGACGAGGCCGATACTAAACCAGATGAGCGCAACGACCAGGAACGACTCTCGCTGGCCGAGTTCGCGCTCGTCGGTGATCTGCTCGAGTGCCAACCCGACGCTGATGGTAACGGCAATCGCGACGAGAAACGGCAGTGGGTCGTCGCCGTCGAACAGCGCGAGCAACAGCGGCGCAGTCAACGGGACGGCGAGCCACTTGAGTACCGTTCCGGTGAGGCTACAGCTTGCTCGCCACTCGACACGAATCCTCATCTGGTCCCCATCTGCGAGAGGCGGGATTATAATGGATTCGAAGCCTGCCCATCTGTTTCGGGCTGTGAGAGCTTTGTCGTCAAAAACAGCGCTGGGGACTGTACATACGGCACTCGAGTGAGTGCCCAGTCACAGCCACCCGCGCAGTGGAGGAACACGCGAGATGAACCGTGGCTCGGCCTCGAGGCGGCGTCTGCTTACTGCTGGTTGTGGCCGTGGCCAGCGTACAGCGCGAAGACGTTGATCGCGAGCAGTGAGAGGAACGTGAGTGTGACACTCGGATCGCCAAGGCCCTGCATGAGGAGTGGCAGGTGGATAAACGGCAAGGCGATCGCGATCCAGAACGAGAGGAACTGTGCTGGACCTTTGAGCGTGCGGACGAGAGGGCGTCCCTGGTTGCGGTCCGCTTCAGCGCTGGACGGACCGATCGATTCGTTCGAGAGCGGGGAGTGGTTCGACATCGTGGACGGTTCACCTTTGCGTATTCACGACATTCACTGTGGACATCATATAAGGGGCAGAACATTGGCCTTGTTTCGGGTCATTTCACCCTGTTAGTCAGGATCTCTGTCTGTTTTGAAACAGTCTGAGATCGCGTTTAAAATTTTAAAACAGCCTCTAAGGGCGTCTCTTCGAATTCAGGTGACCGTCGTCAGGGCCGGCCAATTATTCTCATGCTCGCCTCACCTCCGCTGATCGATTCTGCTGGTACTCAGCGCTCGAGCGACGGTTTGGAGACCATACCGCCGTTCAGTGACTGCGTACGCACCAGTTACCCGCATAGATGACAACAGGTCGGCCGAATCACGGTGCTATTGACCCGTTTGGGTCCCGCAGCGGCGAGCGCAATCCCCTTGTACTGTCGCTGCAATCGATGGCACATGAGCGAGCGAACGGCGACGGCAACCCGTGAAACCGCCGAAACGACGATCGAGTGTACGATCGGCGTCGACGGCACCGGATCTGCCGCCATTGATACCGGCATCGGCTTCTTCGATCACATGCTTGAGGCACTCGCCAAACACGGCCTGTTCGACCTCGAGATTGAGTGTGACGGCGATCTCGAGATTGACGATCATCACACGGTCGAGGATGTCGCGATCGTTCTCGGGACGGCACTCGATGAGGCACTCGGTGACCGGTCGGGAATCGTCCGCTATGCGGACCGACAGGTGCCCTTAGACGAGGCTGTTGCCGGTGCGGTCGTCGATCTCAGCGGTCGCCCACGATTTTATTTCGACGGAGAGTTCTCTCAGGAGTCCATTGGCGGCTTTACGAGCGATATGGCGCGCCACTTCTGTGAGTCGCTGGCGATGAACGCCGGAATTACGCTCCATGTTGACGTCGACGGTGAAAACGCCCACCACGAGGTCGAGGCGCTGTTCAAGACACTCGCGCGGACGCTCGACGACGCAACACGACTCGACGACCGGCGTGAGGGGACGCCGAGTACGAAGGGGACGCTTAACGGCTAACACCTGGTTTTCCGGCTGTTTCAGGGGCGTCGTAACTCCCCGTTTTCCTCGTGGAACTCCCCATTTTCGACAGCGTGATCGAGGATTTCGGCGACGTCGTCCGACTCGAGGTCGTAGGCACCACTAGCAAGTGCCTCGACGGCTGTCCGCTCCATCGGCAGGTCACGGTTGCGAAGGAGTCGAATGACCTTGCTGTAGGCCTGTGGCGGGCGGGGTTCGGTCGTGTTCGGCTTGGATTTGTCGTCCTCGTTGGTACGTGAGTCCGACTCGGTTGGCTCGTCGGAGTCGCTGGTTTGATCGGCGTCGGTTGCACCGGTGTCGACCGACGACACCGAGTCGTTCGCCGTGGAGGTGGCCGAATCAGCGGTTGCAGCGTCCACAGCCGCGTTTTCGGTCGCGGCATCGCCAGCAGCAGTGAACGTGATGCCATCGTCTAATTCGTTACTCGAGTCCGTCTGCGCTGGCGTCGTCGCTGTGTCCGTCGTACTTGAGTCGGAGTCGGACTCCTCGCTGGCGTTGTCACGACGCTGTTCGGGTTCCGGTTCCAAGTCCGCCTCGTGCGTTTCGGCGGGTCTCTCGCTTCCAGCACGGGCGAGCAACGGCTCGAGGAGGTGCTCGAGGTGGTCTTTACAATCCGAACAGAGGACGACGCGGCGCTGTTCGGCCTCGGTGGGCTTGAGTTCGGGTGGGAGGAGTTCGAACGTGCCGACTGCGGTTGTCTCACAGAATTCACAGGTCCGGAGTGCGCGCATGGCTGGTGATATCACGTCGGACAGTAAAAACGCACGTCAGACAGGGGAGACGGTGACGGACTGACAACCACCGATAATTATACCCCCGCAGTCGTATATCCGCCAGCGAATCGCGAATGTTCGACGAAATTATGGAGAAGTTTGAGGGCTCGCCGAGCCAGCAGGCAGTCATTCGCCTGCTCTTAGAGCGGGGCTTCTCCGTCAACGACGACGGACGGGTCGTATCGGGCGGAATCGAGATTCCGAACACCGGCATCGCACGCGAGATCGACGTCGACCGGCGGGTCGTCGATTCGACGACCGACGCGATTCTCGAGGATCCAGAACTACGCCGGATCTTCCAGAACATCTCGCAGGTGCCGAGTCTGATGGATCTGGCACCGGTGTTGGATCTGACAGTGCTGTCGATTGCGGTCGACGATGCAGAGCGCGAGGGCATCGTCTCGAAGGTGACCGGTACGCTCGCGGACAACGGCGTCTCGATCCGCCAGACGATCAGCGAGGACCCGGAGTTTACCGACGAACCACGACTCTATTTGGTGACTGACCAGGATCTCTCGGGTGACGTTATCACCGCGCTTCGAGACATTGAGTTCGTCCGTAAAATCGAAATTCAATAGTTAGGCCTCCTCGAGTACGGCCATAAGCGCGCTTGTGAGTTCCTCGAATCAGTCCATCGACATACTGTCTGTCGTCACCCAGACGCCGTGATCGCCCCGGATCACGCGAGAGAGATAGCCGTTTTCGAACATCCGAACCGTCGCCTCGTAGTCACCGAGTTGGGTCTTTCTATAGGCTGATTGTGAGTGAAATCCACGGCGCTCGTGTTCTGCGAATCCGACAAGATCTGCTGTTTGATCGAGGTCAGACCGAAGATAGAGCTGTTCGACGTCGTCTTCGGTAAAATACGTCATACTGCGCAGTTCGTCGCCGACTGTGGTCCGACAGACCGACTGCAGTTCGTCAGCGAGTTCGGAGTCAATTGCGTCGCCGTCCATGATGTATGTTATCGTATCGTGTGATAATAATGTGTGGGTCTATCACACCGCCGGGACCGACGGTCTCTTTTCGCGACCCTCCGTAGGGTTGATATGGTCATCGCGTGGGTCGACGCGAGAGGTGTGCGACCGTGAGTCAGACGTTCGAGACGATTGCCGAACCTGCTACCGCAGAGTTCGTTGTCCAAGGCTCGGAGTTTATCGGTCACGCACGCCCCGTTGAGTCCGTCGAGGCTGCCGAAGCGTTCGTCGACCACGTCAGCGAGGAGTACGCCGATGCGACCCACAACGTTCCCGCCTACCGGGTTCGGGCCGATCCCGACGGCGAGTTTCTGCGCGAGTACTCGAGCGACGACGGCGAACCCTCCGGATCGGCAGGGAAGCCGGCACTGAACGTCCTTGAGCAACAGAGTATTGAGAACTGTGCCGTCGTCGTCACGCGCTATTATGGCGGTACGAACCTCGGCGTTGGCGGTCTCGTCCGGGCGTACTCGCAGGCAGTCAAAGATGCGGTCGACGCGGCCGGCGTCGTCGAGGAACGTCCCCACGAGCGAATCCAGGCAACTGTCGAGTACGACGATTCAGGGACCGTTCGCGGGATTCTCGAGAGCGAGGGCTACGAGTTTGACGCTGCCTACGAGGCCGACGTTTCCTTCGACGTCCGCGTGCCGATTGCCGATGCTGAAACGCTCCGTGATCGGCTCCGAAGCGCCACGAGCGGGCGCGTTGACCTCGAGTGATGAGTTACTGTGTTACACCACGCGCACGTCTCGAGAGAGTTGTCCGTCGATCACCGAGAGCACGTTTTTCGGGTTCTCGAGGGAATTCTCATCGAATCGCACGTCGAAAAAGCCACGCTCGAGGACGAGTTCGCCCTCGCGCAGGCGGACGTGATCGACCTCGTCCCACGAGATGAGGGTGGCGCTGTAGGGTCGCTGTTTGACGAGTCCCGCCTCGTAAATTCGAATTTCGGGGTCGACGCCGGTGTCGCTGAGACGAAATCGTCCCTCGATGAGGCCGCTTGTGACCCACAGTGCTGCGAGCGAACCCCAGAGAACCGCACTGAGCCAGTCCCCAGCGGAGGCGTATAGCAAGGCGATCAGTGGCCACAGAACGAGCAGTACCCGGTCGATTACTGGCGAACGTGGCGGCTGCCACCGGGCGGTCGAGATCGGCTCACCGCTCACGGTCGCCGCGACAACACGAGTCTGGGACACACTCGAGAGCCAGTGGCCAGCGATGATGATGACGGTGGCTGATGCGAGCGCGGCAAGCCCGAGGTGACTGCCGATAGTGCCGAAAATCGCAGCGAGCGTGACGGCCATAAACGGTGCTGCGAGGCCGATAACCGATGCCCGACGGTATCGCGTGCGGCCGATCTGAATTGGGAGTGTGGGAAATCGACTCGAGGCGACGCTACCTGCGGCGGCACCGAGTGCGAACCCGGTGAGTGTCACGCCAATAAGAACGAGTCCGGACGCATCCGCTGTGAAGGCTGCTGTCAGCGCGAGTGCTGCGACAACCACGCCCACGTAGCCGGCGACGGCGCGTCGAACTGTCTCGTCCGACAGGTTAGTGGCGTTCTCGAGGGAGGGACCAGACCGAGCACGAGGCATAGGCCCTGTTTCACTGGCCTGCATCAAAACTGTGATGGAGCTGAAATATCGGTGGATGACGTCTCCAGCGTGGGGTTCGCTGACCCGAACGTCTTTCTCATGGTATCTATTCACAGCACGTATGAACGCCATTGCTGCAGCCGATTATCACGATCTCGTCCACGCCGAAGAACCGCAACTGTCGCCGGATGGCGAGCGTGTCGCCTACGTCCGTCGAACAGCTGACGATGACGAATCAGACACTGCAACGATTTTTGCGGTCCCCATTGGCGGCGACAATCCGAGCCAGTTCACCGCCAGTGACGGCGTCGATAGCTCTCCCCGCTGGAGCCCCGACGGCTCGTACCTGGCGTTTGCCAGCACCCGCGGTGATGGGGACCGCCAGCAGCTCTGGGTCTTGCCCACAGACGGCGGTGAAGCCCGGCGCGTGACGAGCGTCGTCGGTGGTATCGGCGACCTCGAGTGGAGTCCGGACGGCTCTCAACTGCTCTTCAGTCAGCAAGTCACCGCTGCAGATCGCGAGGCCGACCGCGACCGAGTGGTCGATCCCGACTACGAGCCCGAGGAATCCGATCCACGGGTGATCGACCGCCCCATCTACCGCGCCGGCACCGAGTATTTCGACGGACGGCGCAGCCACGTCTACGTACTGGACCTCGAGACCGCACTCGAGGGGAGCGCCGACGACGACGCCGTTACCCGGCTCACCCACGGCGACCGCGATCACATCACGCCGACGTGGGGCGACGGCAAAACCGTCTACTACGCGCGCAAAGTCACCGAAGACGACGCTGTCGATCCAGATGATTCGCTTCGCTATGCACTGCTCGAGTACGACCTCGAGGACGGGGACGAACAGGTGTTTACGGAGACGACAGGCTGGCTCGGGTCCGGAGCGATCGATGCGACGGAGGACGGCCGCGTCGCGTTCGCGTTCACGCCCGAGGAGCAAGCGTCGATGCGTCAGACGGAGATTCGAGTCCACAAGCGCGTGGACGGGACGGAGACGACGCTGACGGACTCACTCGATCGGGACGTTGGGTACGGGTGTGGCTTCGAGTGGGCCCCGGACGGCGACCGCCTCTATTTTACGACGCCTGATGAGGGGACGTTCACCCTCTGGTCGGTCGCGGGCGACGGTGGCGACGACCCAACGAAAGTCCACGCCGACGCCACTATCACGGATTTCTCGGTCGGAACCGACGCGGTCGCGTTCGTCCAGAGCGAGTGGGACCATCCCGGCGACGTGTTCGTGACGACCCGCGCCGGTGCAGAAACCCACCGGCTGACCCGGGTCAACGACGAGTATCTTGCAGATCGGGCAGTTCGCCAGCCAGAGGAGATCTGGTTCGAGAGCGATGATGGCACCGAAATTCAGGGCTGGGTGCTCACGCCACCCGCGTTCGATGCCGACGCCTCGCCCGGTGAGACCTACCCGCTGGTGGTCGAAATCCACGGCGGTCCTCACGCTCACTGGACAA is part of the Natronolimnobius sp. AArcel1 genome and encodes:
- the hisB gene encoding imidazoleglycerol-phosphate dehydratase HisB, which gives rise to MSERTATATRETAETTIECTIGVDGTGSAAIDTGIGFFDHMLEALAKHGLFDLEIECDGDLEIDDHHTVEDVAIVLGTALDEALGDRSGIVRYADRQVPLDEAVAGAVVDLSGRPRFYFDGEFSQESIGGFTSDMARHFCESLAMNAGITLHVDVDGENAHHEVEALFKTLARTLDDATRLDDRREGTPSTKGTLNG
- a CDS encoding amino acid-binding protein, encoding MFDEIMEKFEGSPSQQAVIRLLLERGFSVNDDGRVVSGGIEIPNTGIAREIDVDRRVVDSTTDAILEDPELRRIFQNISQVPSLMDLAPVLDLTVLSIAVDDAEREGIVSKVTGTLADNGVSIRQTISEDPEFTDEPRLYLVTDQDLSGDVITALRDIEFVRKIEIQ
- a CDS encoding YigZ family protein, whose translation is MSQTFETIAEPATAEFVVQGSEFIGHARPVESVEAAEAFVDHVSEEYADATHNVPAYRVRADPDGEFLREYSSDDGEPSGSAGKPALNVLEQQSIENCAVVVTRYYGGTNLGVGGLVRAYSQAVKDAVDAAGVVEERPHERIQATVEYDDSGTVRGILESEGYEFDAAYEADVSFDVRVPIADAETLRDRLRSATSGRVDLE
- a CDS encoding S9 family peptidase, producing the protein MNAIAAADYHDLVHAEEPQLSPDGERVAYVRRTADDDESDTATIFAVPIGGDNPSQFTASDGVDSSPRWSPDGSYLAFASTRGDGDRQQLWVLPTDGGEARRVTSVVGGIGDLEWSPDGSQLLFSQQVTAADREADRDRVVDPDYEPEESDPRVIDRPIYRAGTEYFDGRRSHVYVLDLETALEGSADDDAVTRLTHGDRDHITPTWGDGKTVYYARKVTEDDAVDPDDSLRYALLEYDLEDGDEQVFTETTGWLGSGAIDATEDGRVAFAFTPEEQASMRQTEIRVHKRVDGTETTLTDSLDRDVGYGCGFEWAPDGDRLYFTTPDEGTFTLWSVAGDGGDDPTKVHADATITDFSVGTDAVAFVQSEWDHPGDVFVTTRAGAETHRLTRVNDEYLADRAVRQPEEIWFESDDGTEIQGWVLTPPAFDADASPGETYPLVVEIHGGPHAHWTTSGTMWHEFQALAAAGYVVFWCNPRGSTGYGEDHAMAIERDWGDVTLEDVLAGVDVVCEREYVDDEEVFVTGGSFGGFMTAWAVGNTDRFTAAVSQRGVYDLTSFYGSTDAFKLVEGDFGTTPWEEPDFLWERSPVSHVPEVDTPTLVMHSDQDFRTPANTAELFYLGLKKHGVDTRMVRYPREGHELSRSGEPAHVVDRLERIVRWFDGYSEYSDTPPALERGRDEGLSAADSDGGDAGDDSDSSE